The following proteins are co-located in the Triticum aestivum cultivar Chinese Spring chromosome 1A, IWGSC CS RefSeq v2.1, whole genome shotgun sequence genome:
- the LOC123182675 gene encoding S-type anion channel SLAH2-like — protein MATREVSIQMAGVLDGQPGCALSRESLVVRAVPRTAGASLMEAADAVAAADKMTKDAAGAAQDETRCSVSFSVPGSPSGLHLAQLSMPPLVCAGDADVGTAPVLPTESKVPWERDRRFDHFKTFYGGLERQLSNLRGVPQDTDVEKGAASKISEEDIDKDDEMPTADRYFAALEGPELETLRSTEVAVLPKDETWPFLLRFPISAFGMCLGVSSQAMLWKTLESEPSTKFLHVHPVVNHVLWWISVALMVVVSITYLLKIVFYFEAVRREFHQPVRANFFFAPWIACLFLVKGVPHPVWEIHHAVWYVLMAPILCLDLKIYGQWMSSDERRLSKVANPSNRLAVVGNFVGALLGARMGLRELPIFFFVVGLAHYVVLFVTLYQRLPTNVQLPKELHPVFFLFVAAPSVASMAWTRISGEFNDGAKLLYFVSLFLYMSLVARVNLFRGFRFSLAWWAYTFPMTSVALATALYASKVDNVLTRALAVGLSGTAVVTVTGVLAATMYHAFVRKDLFPNDVSIAITRRRPKFSKILAHLRPSSYDVKELVLSVPNFSSYSRQGAYSDSGANSRMNISAGETPMAHGHGREECETVGAKHVA, from the exons ATGGCAACGAGGGAGGTCAGCATCCAGATGGCGGGGGTACTGGACGGCCAGCCGGGGTGCGCTCTGTCCCGGGAGTCGCTTGTCGTCCGTGCCGTGCCGCGGACAGCCGGCGCTTCTTTGATGGAGGCTGCAGACGCAGTCGCCGCCGCCGACAAGATGACCAAAGACGCGGCCGGGGCGGCTCAGGATGAGACGCGGTGCTCTGTCTCGTTCAGCGTGCCAGGCTCGCCGTCGGGGCTCCACCTTGCGCAGCTCAGCATGCCGCCGTTAGTCTGCGCCGGTGATGCCGATGTGGGCACCGCTCCTGTGCTGCCGACCGAGTCAAAGGTCCCGTGGGAGCGAGACCGGCGGTTTGACCACTTCAAGACGTTCTATGGCGGCCTTGAACGGCAGCTCTCCAACCTCCGCGGGGTGCCACAGGACACCGACGTCGAGAAAGGTGCGGCGTCAAAGATCTCAGAGGAGGACATCGACAAGGACGATGAGATGCCCACTGCTGACCGCTACTTCGCCGCGCTCGAAGGCCCCGAGCTCGAGACCCTCCGT TCGACAGAGGTGGCGGTCCTGCCTAAGGACGAGACATGGCCGTTCCTGCTCCGGTTTCCAATTAGCGCCTTTGGGATGTGCCTTGGCGTGAGCAGCCAGGCCATGTTGTGGAAGACCCTGGAGTCGGAGCCCTCCACGAAGTTCCTTCACGTGCATCCGGTCGTCAACCACGTCCTCTGGTGGATCTCCGTCGCACTCATGGTGGTCGTCTCCATCACCTACCTCTTGAAGATCGTCTTCTACTTCGAGGCTGTCCGCCGTGAGTTCCACCAACCTGTGCGCGCCAACTTCTTCTTTGCGCCATGGATCGCCTGCCTCTTCCTTGTCAAGGGTGTGCCGCATCCGGTGTGGGAGATCCACCACGCCGTCTGGTACGTGCTAATGGCGCCCATCCTGTGCCTCGACCTTAAAATCTACGGACAATGGATGTCTAGCGACGAGCGACGCCTCTCTAAGGTGGCCAACCCATCGAACCGTCTCGCCGTCGTTGGCAACTTCGTCGGTGCGCTGCTTGGCGCTAGGATGGGCCTCCGGGAGCTGCCcatcttcttctttgttgtcgggTTGGCCCACTATGTGGTGCTCTTCGTCACTCTCTATCAGCGGCTCCCTACCAACGTGCAGCTCCCCAAGGAGCTCCACCCAGTTTTTTTCCTCTTCGTCGCTGCACCTAGCGTCGCGTCCATGGCGTGGACAAGGATCTCTGGCGAGTTCAACGATGGCGCTAAGCTCCTTTACTTCGTCTCGCTATTCCTCTACATGTCGTTGGTGGCGCGCGTCAACCTCTTTCGGGGGTTTAGGTTCTCCCTGGCATGGTGGGCGTACACATTCCCAATGACAAGTGTGGCCTTGGCGACGGCATTGTATGCATCGAAGGTAGACAACGTGCTGACACGGGCACTGGCAGTCGGGTTGTCAGGAACCGCCGTTGTCACAGTCACCGGCGTGTTAGCCGCCACCATGTACCACGCCTTCGTGCGCAAGGACCTCTTCCCCAATGATGTGTCCATCGCCATCACACGGCGACGGCCCAAGTTTAGCAAGATCCTCGCGCATCTCCGGCCATCGAGTTATGATGTCAAGGAGCTCGTTCTCTCCGTCCCAAATTTCAGTTCCTATTCCAGGCAGGGCGCCTACTCTGACTCTGGCGCCAACTCCAGGATGAACATCAGTGCCGGTGAGACTCCAATGGCACACGGGCACGGAAGAGAAGAATGTGAGACGGTAGGTGCAAAACATGTTGCTTAG